One part of the Salinivirga cyanobacteriivorans genome encodes these proteins:
- a CDS encoding two-component regulator propeller domain-containing protein, with protein sequence MRLLLLIFCLLLTAHLLKSQVNPLVSDSIEEVIVGTTAETKLVHKKLQRGTTTVYKGIKSIVPGKTRVESGGMLRSTHPPLEFLYKQVNAASFTDRVNVKDPPVYPIKFITNDMAETIKKGEVLKKQASLPELVDAGKALYRENIVANIKYVDIAQGLFSSYIMSLARDDKGMVWMGTYGGGLVGYNGRSFVRYGIEHGLPGKKIMSVLFDRKDRLWLGTFSNGVVCFDGNYFYHFNEQTGLPGSKVMALLEDQKGNIWIGTNNGIARFNDQEITVYSKPQGLHCRQVYDLSEDTQGNIWIGTFNSGVIRWDGKTFKHLTVQNGLPTNAIWAVNYDVNNNMWFGTYGEGAIRFDGEKFYQYNYPQGFPNSEILSVSRDDQGNLWFGTDGSGIVQYDGHSFRNINTRHGLTNDMIWDVLQDPSGIYWIASYGGGLMKYDGGAFNYISEKQGLPGKIVLSFYDDSNQNMWMGSWGNGLIKFDGEYFHNWKNTHGLADNTIWDIEPGLEGNLWLGTDGGGLNKISGKEILQITTKQGLTHDEVTALYQDSSGTLWVGTYDGLNSFKDNKITRYQTKQGLLIKEIRDITPDRYGNLWLASSDRGIAVFTGNRFYHFTMSDSLSNNSTYRIYEGKNGHLWITSNNKLNILHRDFIRNLNRYIQEEKSETSEKVYKEFKESLLLIGKENGIASNLVQNIVFHPNGEMWLGTENGLSKLAEVKSDRTYGKVLKIFDKKYSVENFTYNEGFIGGDVFSNNSAGLDKQQNLWWGTGKTLINYNPEIPRPDTIIPSIEITSVQLFYEKVNWLNKNLTNGSGKTLQDELNVGHSASVDYSGVSAWNHLPEDLKLSHELNHLTFIFSGLAWKNPEKLQYRFMLEGYDKNWNPLTSQNKSTYSNLPPGAYVFKVSALSSAGLWSNEVHFQFVILPPWWKTMWFKIGFVAVVLLIVFGIYQWRIASFKHRQRELEKTVSERTSEISEKNEELLQQKEEILAQRNEIVVQKDRLEIVHKDLTESIEYAKFIQYNMFPESGMLSKTFDDHFLLFYPRDRVSGDFYWWAKIQNQVIVAVADCTGHGVPGALMSMLGISFLREIVLKENYMEPAVILNNLRQEVITALDQKMAPGEQKDGLDIALVKIDLLKNQMIFSGARNPLYLIRENKLFEYKADKAPISVYPKMKNFTQTTVNLEKGDQIYIFTDGYADQFGGNNAIKFKRNRFKKLLLAHSSEKMPIQLKKLEDSFYQWKGNHEQIDDITVLGLKI encoded by the coding sequence ATGCGCTTGTTATTACTGATTTTCTGCCTTTTACTTACAGCTCACTTACTAAAGAGCCAGGTAAATCCTTTGGTCTCAGATTCTATAGAAGAGGTAATCGTAGGTACAACAGCAGAAACAAAGCTCGTGCATAAAAAACTGCAAAGAGGCACAACAACAGTTTACAAGGGAATTAAATCAATTGTGCCTGGTAAAACCAGAGTTGAATCCGGCGGCATGTTACGATCTACACATCCACCGTTAGAATTTCTATATAAACAAGTCAATGCAGCTTCATTTACTGACAGGGTTAATGTTAAAGATCCGCCTGTTTATCCAATAAAATTTATTACAAACGATATGGCTGAAACCATAAAAAAAGGCGAGGTCCTCAAAAAACAGGCATCATTACCCGAATTAGTTGATGCCGGTAAAGCCCTGTATCGTGAAAATATTGTGGCCAATATTAAGTATGTGGATATTGCACAGGGGCTGTTTTCTTCCTATATAATGTCATTAGCCAGAGATGATAAAGGCATGGTTTGGATGGGGACATATGGTGGAGGATTGGTCGGATACAATGGACGTTCATTTGTCAGATACGGTATAGAGCATGGTTTGCCCGGTAAAAAGATAATGAGTGTTTTATTTGATCGTAAAGATCGATTGTGGCTGGGTACCTTTAGTAACGGAGTGGTCTGCTTTGATGGCAACTATTTTTATCATTTTAACGAGCAAACGGGCCTTCCGGGTAGCAAAGTAATGGCTTTGCTCGAAGACCAAAAAGGGAATATCTGGATAGGGACAAATAATGGTATTGCCCGCTTTAACGACCAAGAAATAACAGTTTATTCTAAACCTCAGGGATTGCATTGCCGCCAGGTATATGATTTAAGTGAGGACACGCAGGGCAACATATGGATTGGAACATTTAACAGCGGTGTTATTCGCTGGGACGGAAAGACCTTTAAGCATTTAACTGTGCAGAATGGATTGCCAACAAATGCCATATGGGCTGTAAATTATGATGTTAATAATAACATGTGGTTTGGTACTTATGGAGAAGGCGCCATTCGGTTCGATGGTGAAAAATTTTATCAGTATAACTACCCGCAAGGCTTCCCTAATTCCGAAATTTTATCCGTGAGTCGCGATGACCAGGGTAACTTATGGTTTGGCACCGATGGAAGCGGCATCGTGCAGTACGATGGACATTCTTTCAGGAATATAAACACCAGACACGGACTTACCAATGACATGATTTGGGATGTATTGCAAGATCCATCCGGGATTTATTGGATTGCTTCCTATGGCGGTGGCCTTATGAAATACGATGGCGGTGCCTTTAATTACATATCAGAAAAGCAGGGGTTGCCAGGTAAAATAGTTTTATCATTTTATGATGATAGTAACCAAAATATGTGGATGGGCAGTTGGGGGAATGGTTTGATAAAATTCGACGGTGAATATTTCCACAACTGGAAAAATACACACGGCCTGGCCGATAATACCATTTGGGATATTGAGCCTGGTCTTGAAGGAAATCTCTGGTTGGGTACAGATGGCGGAGGTTTAAACAAGATAAGTGGCAAAGAAATACTTCAAATTACCACTAAACAGGGGCTTACACACGACGAAGTTACAGCTCTGTATCAGGATTCATCAGGTACCTTGTGGGTTGGTACTTATGATGGTTTGAATAGTTTTAAGGACAATAAAATTACCAGATATCAGACCAAACAGGGACTTCTAATTAAGGAGATTAGGGATATCACACCAGATCGCTACGGTAATTTATGGTTGGCCTCAAGCGACAGGGGTATTGCAGTTTTTACAGGAAATCGATTTTATCATTTTACAATGTCTGATAGTTTAAGCAACAATTCCACTTACCGGATATATGAGGGCAAAAATGGTCATCTATGGATTACAAGTAATAATAAACTTAATATACTTCACCGGGATTTTATCCGTAACCTAAATAGATACATTCAGGAAGAAAAATCTGAAACATCAGAAAAAGTTTACAAAGAGTTCAAAGAAAGTTTATTGCTGATTGGTAAAGAAAATGGAATTGCATCAAACCTGGTGCAAAATATTGTATTTCATCCCAATGGTGAAATGTGGTTAGGGACAGAAAATGGCTTGAGCAAACTAGCTGAAGTTAAATCGGACCGCACATACGGCAAAGTATTGAAAATCTTTGATAAAAAATATTCCGTTGAGAATTTCACATACAATGAAGGTTTTATAGGAGGCGATGTGTTTTCAAATAACTCTGCTGGACTGGACAAGCAACAGAATTTGTGGTGGGGAACGGGTAAAACATTAATCAATTACAATCCTGAAATTCCACGACCCGACACCATTATTCCATCTATTGAAATTACAAGTGTGCAACTGTTTTATGAAAAGGTAAACTGGCTAAATAAAAACTTAACAAATGGTTCAGGTAAAACCTTGCAGGATGAATTAAATGTAGGCCACAGTGCTTCTGTTGATTATTCTGGTGTAAGTGCATGGAATCATTTACCGGAAGATTTAAAACTCAGCCATGAGCTAAACCATCTCACCTTTATTTTCTCGGGGCTGGCATGGAAAAACCCCGAAAAGTTGCAATACCGGTTTATGCTTGAAGGCTATGATAAAAACTGGAATCCGCTCACAAGCCAAAATAAATCTACCTATAGCAATTTGCCGCCGGGAGCGTATGTTTTTAAAGTTAGTGCTTTGAGCAGTGCTGGTCTTTGGAGCAATGAAGTTCATTTTCAGTTTGTAATATTACCGCCTTGGTGGAAAACAATGTGGTTCAAAATTGGTTTTGTTGCAGTTGTTCTATTGATTGTTTTTGGAATTTACCAATGGAGAATAGCAAGTTTTAAGCACCGGCAGCGGGAATTAGAAAAAACTGTGTCGGAACGCACATCTGAAATATCAGAAAAAAATGAAGAGTTACTTCAGCAAAAAGAGGAAATTTTGGCGCAACGCAATGAGATTGTAGTACAAAAAGATAGATTGGAGATCGTACACAAGGATTTAACGGAGAGTATTGAGTATGCCAAATTCATACAATACAACATGTTTCCGGAATCCGGAATGCTCTCAAAAACTTTTGATGATCATTTCTTACTCTTTTATCCCCGTGATCGTGTTAGCGGCGACTTTTATTGGTGGGCAAAAATACAAAATCAGGTAATTGTTGCTGTTGCAGACTGCACAGGACATGGCGTTCCTGGTGCATTAATGAGTATGCTGGGTATATCATTTTTGCGAGAAATTGTACTCAAGGAAAATTACATGGAACCAGCCGTTATCTTAAATAATTTGCGGCAAGAAGTGATTACTGCCTTAGACCAGAAGATGGCCCCGGGCGAACAAAAAGATGGTCTTGATATCGCATTGGTCAAGATTGATTTATTAAAAAATCAGATGATATTTTCCGGTGCCCGAAATCCCCTTTACTTAATTCGTGAAAACAAGCTGTTTGAATATAAGGCAGATAAAGCCCCAATTTCTGTGTATCCAAAAATGAAAAATTTTACACAAACAACAGTTAACTTAGAAAAAGGAGACCAAATTTATATCTTTACCGATGGATATGCAGATCAGTTTGGAGGCAATAATGCCATTAAATTTAAACGGAACAGGTTTAAAAAGTTACTTCTTGCTCATTCCAGTGAAAAAATGCCAATCCAATTAAAAAAATTAGAAGATAGTTTCTATCAATGGAAAGGAAATCACGAACAAATTGATGATATTACAGTCTTAGGTTTGAAAATATGA
- a CDS encoding amino acid permease, which yields MSKAKFGTAPVFFTAISTILGAILFLRFGYAIGTVGFWGVIFIILIGHMVTIPTALAISEIATNKRVQGGGEYFIISRSFGLNIGATIGMALFLSQAISVAFYVIAFTEAFSPLFEWIKANYGINLSRQAFSVPAMLLLSFLILKKGANMGVKALYVVVAVLFVALALIFVGAPQGGETSYFSENLALRNSSDFFVVFAIIFPAFTGMTAGVGLSGDLRNPGKSIPLGTVAATISGIVIYIFLAWKMASSAPAEGLVNDQLIMAQIAPYGFIMIPLGLAASTISSALGSVMVAPRTLQALSGDHSLPWSRANGILSATRKKDGEPFNASLVTCIIAMVFVILGDVDIVAQIITMFFMVTYGSLSLISFLNHFGSAPSYRPSFKSRWYISLIGFIMAVWLMFKIDALYALAAVIAIGVLYIYINNVYKHRRGMEDIFKGAFFQLNRRLQVYMQKTYNSRKKTEWRPSAICISSDSFNRQKALEFMNWIAWKYGFGTYIHMKNGYFSTKLAQEARKELEKLVNIIDQKESAVYVDTMISPSYTSAVAQAIQLPGVSGMENNMVVFESLRTDEAHMQAIVENMPLAKAGDFDICLYCSTLKPVNFKNGIHVWIRSTDVDNANEMILLSYIISAHPAWEKAGISIFNIAQHGQKEEARNALLEIVEAGRLPISAKNIESVEVGEDQTQRSVIEAKSADAGLVIIGFLEEQVKHDGKSIFMGYDAMGDILFVNSRNEKNIVE from the coding sequence ATGAGTAAAGCAAAATTCGGAACTGCTCCGGTCTTTTTTACTGCGATAAGCACAATTCTTGGGGCTATACTTTTTTTAAGATTTGGTTATGCCATTGGCACAGTAGGTTTTTGGGGTGTGATTTTTATAATTTTAATTGGTCATATGGTCACCATTCCAACTGCACTGGCTATATCCGAAATTGCTACCAATAAACGTGTTCAGGGAGGTGGAGAATATTTTATCATTAGTCGTTCGTTCGGTCTTAATATTGGGGCAACAATTGGCATGGCGCTATTTCTTAGTCAGGCCATCAGCGTTGCTTTTTATGTAATAGCATTTACTGAAGCATTTTCCCCGCTTTTTGAATGGATTAAAGCCAATTATGGTATTAATTTGTCCAGGCAGGCTTTTTCTGTACCAGCCATGTTGCTGCTCTCTTTCCTGATTTTGAAAAAAGGAGCTAATATGGGAGTAAAAGCCTTGTATGTAGTGGTAGCTGTATTATTTGTGGCCCTTGCACTTATTTTTGTCGGTGCCCCTCAAGGTGGCGAAACCAGTTATTTTAGTGAGAACCTTGCCCTACGTAATAGTTCCGATTTTTTTGTAGTGTTTGCCATTATTTTCCCTGCATTTACCGGTATGACAGCCGGTGTTGGGTTATCTGGGGATCTCCGGAACCCCGGAAAAAGCATACCACTTGGTACTGTTGCAGCTACCATAAGTGGTATTGTAATTTATATATTTTTAGCCTGGAAAATGGCCAGTTCTGCACCCGCCGAAGGTTTGGTAAATGATCAGCTTATAATGGCTCAAATAGCTCCCTATGGATTTATTATGATACCATTGGGGCTTGCTGCATCTACAATATCCTCAGCGCTTGGCTCAGTTATGGTAGCTCCACGCACACTTCAGGCCCTTTCCGGCGATCATTCTTTACCCTGGAGCCGTGCCAACGGTATATTGTCTGCTACCCGTAAAAAAGATGGAGAGCCTTTTAATGCATCGCTTGTAACCTGCATAATCGCAATGGTGTTTGTCATATTGGGCGATGTGGATATTGTGGCACAAATTATCACCATGTTTTTTATGGTAACTTATGGCTCATTGTCTTTAATTTCATTTTTAAACCATTTCGGTTCAGCCCCCTCTTACCGACCTTCGTTTAAAAGCCGTTGGTATATATCTTTAATTGGTTTCATTATGGCGGTTTGGTTAATGTTTAAAATTGATGCGCTATATGCCCTTGCAGCGGTTATCGCAATTGGGGTGCTTTATATTTATATTAATAATGTATATAAACACCGTCGTGGGATGGAAGATATATTTAAAGGAGCATTTTTTCAGCTTAACAGGCGGTTGCAGGTTTATATGCAAAAAACCTATAATTCCAGAAAAAAAACTGAGTGGCGGCCATCTGCCATATGTATTAGCAGTGACTCGTTTAATCGGCAGAAAGCACTTGAATTTATGAACTGGATTGCATGGAAATACGGTTTTGGCACTTATATTCACATGAAAAATGGTTATTTCAGCACTAAGCTGGCCCAGGAAGCCCGTAAAGAACTTGAGAAACTGGTTAATATAATCGACCAAAAGGAGAGTGCTGTGTATGTTGATACCATGATTTCGCCTTCATACACTTCTGCTGTAGCACAAGCCATACAGCTGCCCGGTGTTTCAGGAATGGAAAACAATATGGTGGTATTTGAATCGTTACGCACCGATGAAGCGCACATGCAGGCTATTGTAGAAAACATGCCCCTGGCTAAGGCCGGAGATTTTGATATTTGCCTTTATTGCTCAACCTTGAAACCTGTCAATTTTAAAAATGGAATACATGTTTGGATACGGTCAACCGATGTAGACAATGCCAATGAGATGATTTTATTAAGCTACATAATTTCAGCACATCCTGCATGGGAAAAAGCCGGCATAAGCATTTTTAATATTGCCCAGCATGGCCAGAAGGAAGAAGCAAGAAATGCACTTTTGGAAATTGTAGAGGCAGGAAGATTACCAATATCAGCAAAAAACATCGAAAGTGTTGAAGTTGGAGAAGACCAGACTCAACGCTCTGTTATTGAGGCAAAATCTGCCGATGCAGGACTGGTCATTATAGGTTTCCTTGAAGAACAGGTAAAACACGATGGAAAGTCAATATTTATGGGATATGATGCCATGGGTGATATTTTATTTGTTAATTCGCGTAATGAAAAAAACATTGTAGAATAA